One genomic segment of Vibrio sp. SCSIO 43136 includes these proteins:
- the pgi gene encoding glucose-6-phosphate isomerase produces MLKNINPTQTQAWKALTAHFESAQDMDLKALFAANPQRFNEFSAKFGSDILVDYSKNLVDQETMKHLFALAQETELKGAIDAMFGGDFINQTEGRAVLHTALRNRSNTAVNVNGEDVMPAVNAVLEKIKGFTERVISGEWKGYTGKAITDVVNIGIGGSDLGPYMVTEALKPYQNHLKLHFVSNVDGTHVVETLKNVDPETTLFLVASKTFTTQETMTNAHTARDWFLEAAGDQAHVAKHFAALSTNGQAVAEFGIDTDNMFEFWDWVGGRYSLWSAIGMSIALAVGYDNFIELLSGAHEMDKHFAETDFEQNVPVILALIGLWYNNFHGAESEAILPYDQYMHRFAAYFQQGNMESNGKCVDRGGNEVDYQTGPIIWGEPGTNGQHAFYQLVHQGTKLIPCDFIAPAISHNPAGDHHQKLMSNFFAQTEALAFGKTQETVREEFAKAGKTAEEVADLVPFKVFEGNRPTNSILVKQITPKTLGNLIAMYEHKIFVQGVIWNIFSFDQWGVELGKQLANQILPELADESEISSHDSSTNGLINAFKAFKA; encoded by the coding sequence ATGCTAAAAAATATCAATCCAACCCAAACGCAAGCTTGGAAAGCTCTAACTGCTCATTTCGAATCAGCACAAGATATGGATTTGAAAGCACTGTTTGCTGCAAACCCACAGCGCTTCAATGAGTTCTCTGCAAAGTTCGGTAGCGACATCCTTGTTGACTACTCTAAAAACTTAGTTGACCAAGAGACAATGAAGCACCTATTTGCTTTGGCTCAAGAGACCGAGCTAAAAGGCGCAATCGATGCGATGTTTGGTGGTGATTTCATTAACCAAACTGAAGGTCGTGCAGTGCTTCACACGGCGCTTCGCAACCGTAGCAACACAGCTGTGAATGTAAACGGTGAAGATGTTATGCCAGCGGTGAATGCTGTGCTGGAGAAGATCAAAGGTTTCACTGAGCGTGTGATCTCTGGTGAGTGGAAAGGCTACACGGGCAAAGCGATCACTGACGTAGTGAATATTGGTATCGGTGGCTCTGACTTGGGTCCTTACATGGTGACAGAGGCGCTTAAGCCGTACCAAAACCACCTCAAGCTGCACTTTGTATCTAACGTAGATGGCACTCACGTCGTTGAAACACTGAAGAATGTTGACCCTGAAACAACACTATTCCTAGTGGCATCTAAGACCTTCACTACTCAAGAAACCATGACCAACGCTCACACTGCGCGTGATTGGTTCCTAGAAGCAGCAGGCGACCAAGCGCACGTGGCTAAGCATTTCGCAGCGCTTTCGACCAATGGTCAGGCTGTGGCTGAGTTTGGTATTGATACTGACAACATGTTTGAGTTCTGGGACTGGGTTGGTGGTCGTTACTCTCTATGGTCTGCAATCGGTATGTCTATCGCTCTTGCTGTTGGTTACGATAACTTCATCGAGCTGCTATCTGGTGCTCACGAGATGGATAAGCACTTTGCTGAGACAGATTTCGAGCAAAACGTACCTGTGATCCTTGCGCTAATTGGCCTATGGTACAACAACTTCCATGGCGCTGAGTCTGAAGCTATCTTGCCGTACGACCAATACATGCATCGCTTCGCAGCATACTTCCAGCAAGGTAACATGGAGTCTAACGGTAAGTGTGTAGATCGTGGTGGTAATGAAGTCGATTACCAGACGGGTCCAATTATCTGGGGTGAGCCGGGTACTAACGGTCAACACGCTTTTTACCAGTTGGTACACCAAGGCACTAAATTGATCCCTTGTGACTTTATTGCTCCGGCGATCAGCCACAATCCAGCAGGCGATCACCACCAGAAACTGATGTCTAACTTCTTTGCTCAAACGGAAGCTCTTGCGTTTGGTAAGACACAAGAGACAGTACGTGAAGAGTTCGCTAAAGCGGGTAAAACGGCAGAAGAAGTCGCAGACCTAGTACCGTTTAAAGTATTTGAAGGTAACCGCCCAACCAACTCTATCTTGGTTAAGCAAATCACACCTAAGACACTAGGTAACCTGATCGCAATGTACGAGCACAAGATTTTCGTACAAGGTGTTATCTGGAACATCTTCAGCTTTGACCAGTGGGGTGTAGAGCTTGGTAAGCAACTAGCCAACCAAATCCTACCTGAGCTTGCGGACGAGTCTGAAATTAGCTCTCATGATAGTTCGACCAACGGTTTGATTAATGCGTTTAAGGCGTTTAAGGCTTAA
- a CDS encoding secondary thiamine-phosphate synthase enzyme YjbQ has product MWSQVSLKVAPKSRGFHLITDEIEQQITQINQIRVGLLHLFIQHTSASLTINENADPTVRCDMEAHFNKFVPERAPYYRHTYEGDDDMPAHIKASTLGTSVTIPISHGRLALGTWQGIYLGEHRDHGGARTIIATIQGE; this is encoded by the coding sequence ATGTGGTCACAAGTTAGCCTCAAAGTGGCACCCAAATCCCGAGGGTTCCACCTTATCACTGATGAAATTGAACAACAAATAACGCAGATCAATCAAATACGCGTTGGTCTGTTACATCTGTTTATTCAGCATACCTCGGCAAGTTTAACCATTAATGAAAATGCCGATCCCACTGTGCGCTGTGATATGGAAGCACACTTTAACAAGTTTGTGCCAGAAAGAGCGCCTTACTACCGCCATACTTACGAAGGGGACGATGACATGCCTGCGCACATCAAAGCCTCAACGTTGGGCACGAGCGTGACCATCCCAATCAGTCATGGCCGCTTAGCCTTGGGAACATGGCAAGGCATCTACCTTGGTGAGCATCGAGACCATGGTGGTGCTCGCACCATAATTGCTACGATCCAAGGCGAGTGA
- the dusA gene encoding tRNA dihydrouridine(20/20a) synthase DusA, which yields MSNPEQNSNFSMQRLSVAPMLDWTDRHCRYFHRLLSQQTLLYTEMVTTGAIIHGKGDFLAYSEQEHPLALQLGGSNPQDLATCAKLAAERGYDEINLNVGCPSDRVQNGRFGACLMAEPELVAECVAAMRDVVDVPVTVKTRIGIDDQDSYEFLTRFVQIVHEQGGVDQFTIHARKAWLSGLSPKENREIPPLDYPRAYQIKKDFPQLTIAVNGGVKTLEETKEHLAHLDGVMIGREAYQNPYILAEVDQQIFGLDKPVIKRSDVVKAMYPYIEQELSKGAYLGHITRHMLGLFQNMPGARQWRRYISENAHKPGSGIEVVEAALAKIPAELDV from the coding sequence GTGTCTAACCCTGAACAAAATAGCAATTTTTCAATGCAGCGTTTATCAGTTGCTCCAATGCTTGATTGGACAGATCGCCACTGCCGTTATTTCCATCGCCTTCTTTCCCAGCAAACTCTGCTTTATACCGAGATGGTGACCACTGGCGCTATCATTCATGGTAAGGGTGACTTTCTTGCTTATAGCGAGCAAGAACATCCACTTGCGCTGCAACTAGGTGGCTCTAACCCGCAAGACCTAGCAACTTGCGCTAAGTTGGCAGCAGAGCGTGGATATGATGAGATCAACCTTAACGTTGGCTGTCCATCCGATCGCGTTCAAAACGGCCGTTTCGGGGCTTGCTTAATGGCTGAGCCTGAGCTTGTAGCAGAGTGTGTTGCGGCAATGCGTGATGTGGTTGATGTACCAGTGACGGTGAAAACTCGAATCGGGATTGACGATCAAGACTCGTACGAGTTCCTGACTCGCTTTGTACAAATTGTTCATGAGCAAGGTGGTGTTGATCAGTTTACCATCCATGCACGCAAAGCTTGGTTAAGTGGTTTAAGCCCGAAAGAAAACCGTGAAATTCCACCATTGGATTACCCACGTGCTTACCAGATTAAAAAAGACTTCCCACAGCTGACCATTGCCGTTAACGGCGGTGTAAAAACGCTAGAAGAAACCAAAGAGCATTTAGCCCACCTAGATGGGGTGATGATTGGTCGAGAAGCGTATCAAAATCCTTATATTCTCGCAGAGGTCGATCAGCAAATATTTGGTCTAGACAAACCAGTGATTAAGCGCAGTGACGTGGTGAAAGCCATGTACCCATATATCGAGCAAGAGCTGTCGAAGGGTGCTTATTTGGGCCATATCACTCGCCACATGCTGGGGCTGTTCCAAAATATGCCTGGGGCACGTCAATGGCGTCGCTACATTAGTGAAAATGCTCATAAACCAGGTTCTGGTATTGAGGTGGTGGAAGCCGCACTAGCAAAAATTCCAGCTGAGTTAGATGTGTAA
- the zur gene encoding zinc uptake transcriptional repressor Zur encodes MKQALITQVEEICQSRGVRLTPQRKRVFELICQNKRASTAYELLDELKLTEPQAKPPTVYRALDFLLGQGFIHRVESTNSYISCCSCGGNKHFSHLMICDNCGDVIELQDDDLVALLAKNVEKQGFKLTHHVIETHGTCQNCISSETDNK; translated from the coding sequence TTGAAGCAAGCGTTGATTACACAAGTAGAAGAAATTTGCCAAAGTCGAGGCGTGCGGTTAACACCACAGCGTAAACGAGTCTTTGAGCTAATTTGTCAGAATAAAAGAGCCTCAACAGCCTACGAGCTGCTTGATGAACTCAAGTTGACAGAGCCACAAGCGAAACCACCAACGGTATATCGTGCGTTGGATTTTCTTCTCGGCCAAGGCTTTATCCATCGTGTGGAATCAACCAATAGCTATATTTCATGCTGCTCATGCGGTGGTAATAAGCATTTCTCGCATTTGATGATCTGCGATAATTGCGGAGACGTCATCGAACTGCAGGACGATGATTTGGTTGCACTACTAGCGAAAAATGTGGAGAAGCAAGGATTCAAACTGACACATCATGTCATTGAGACCCATGGTACTTGCCAAAATTGCATCTCTTCCGAAACAGATAACAAATAA
- a CDS encoding assimilatory sulfite reductase (NADPH) flavoprotein subunit — translation MLLKQLSALASPLNDQQIGQLQQAIAELSPQQLAWVSGYFWGISQTETAGAAAPITQAAAAVAAKPAGKLTIIYASQTGNAKGVAESLLDEAKASGIEAQLFDASDYKGKNLAKETHVIIVASTNGEGEAPDNAMELHEFLQSKKAPKLGNLQYGVIGLGDSSYEFFCQTGKDFDAYLSKLGATSFIDRIDCDVDYDAPAAQWRQQALEQVKEALAGDTEAEVVQLPVGQQATHSAYTKQSPYTATLLTSQKITGRDSGKDVRHVEIDLDESGITYQPGDALGVWFENSSDLANAILDKVGLSGVESVEVDGESLSIHSALVSKYEITAANPQLVTKFSELSGSKKLEKLVADKDKLREYAGNTQIVDVLAEKKTKLSAEQLVGLLRRLTPRLYSIASAQSEVDEEVHLTVGLVEYDKGDEKRFGGASSFLAQRLEEGGEVKVFVENNNNFKLPQDDSTPIIMIGPGTGIAPFRSFVQERDNRDAEGKNWLLFGDRTFTQDFLYQVEWQKYLKSGLLTRLDVAFSRDQAEKVYVQHRILENSAEVWQWIQEGAYIYVCGDATRMAKDVNDALVTVAVNEGKLSQQDAEQFINDLRKQKRYQRDVY, via the coding sequence ATGTTACTTAAGCAACTTTCCGCACTCGCAAGTCCACTAAACGACCAACAAATAGGTCAATTACAACAAGCGATTGCCGAGCTATCACCTCAACAGCTTGCCTGGGTAAGCGGGTATTTTTGGGGCATTAGCCAAACTGAAACCGCAGGTGCAGCAGCACCGATCACTCAAGCTGCAGCCGCTGTCGCTGCAAAACCTGCAGGCAAGCTGACTATTATCTACGCTTCGCAAACAGGTAATGCCAAAGGCGTTGCAGAATCTTTGCTTGATGAAGCTAAAGCGTCGGGTATTGAAGCTCAACTATTTGATGCAAGCGACTACAAAGGTAAGAACTTAGCGAAAGAGACGCACGTCATCATCGTTGCATCGACAAATGGTGAAGGTGAAGCACCTGATAATGCTATGGAGCTGCATGAATTCCTTCAATCGAAAAAAGCGCCAAAGTTGGGCAATCTCCAATATGGTGTGATTGGTTTGGGCGACTCAAGCTATGAGTTCTTCTGCCAAACCGGTAAAGACTTTGATGCTTACTTATCTAAGTTGGGTGCAACTTCCTTTATTGATCGTATTGATTGTGACGTTGATTACGACGCACCTGCAGCGCAGTGGCGTCAGCAAGCACTAGAGCAAGTCAAAGAAGCTCTTGCAGGGGACACAGAAGCTGAAGTGGTTCAACTTCCGGTTGGGCAGCAGGCAACTCACAGTGCTTACACTAAACAAAGTCCATACACTGCCACGCTTCTAACCAGTCAAAAGATCACTGGCCGTGATTCAGGTAAAGACGTTCGCCATGTTGAAATTGATTTAGATGAATCAGGAATTACTTACCAGCCGGGCGATGCATTAGGTGTTTGGTTTGAAAATAGCTCAGATCTTGCTAATGCAATATTGGACAAAGTCGGTCTATCTGGTGTTGAAAGCGTTGAAGTCGATGGTGAGAGTCTATCTATTCACAGCGCTTTAGTGAGTAAGTATGAAATCACCGCAGCCAATCCACAGTTGGTCACTAAGTTTAGTGAACTATCCGGAAGCAAGAAGCTTGAAAAGTTGGTAGCAGATAAAGACAAATTACGTGAGTACGCAGGTAACACCCAAATTGTGGATGTCCTAGCAGAGAAGAAAACTAAATTAAGTGCAGAGCAGTTGGTTGGTCTACTGCGTCGTCTGACACCTCGTCTATATTCTATCGCTTCTGCGCAAAGTGAAGTCGATGAAGAAGTACATTTAACAGTTGGTTTGGTTGAGTATGACAAGGGCGATGAAAAACGCTTTGGTGGTGCATCAAGCTTCCTTGCTCAGCGCTTAGAGGAAGGGGGAGAAGTTAAAGTCTTTGTTGAAAACAACAATAACTTCAAACTGCCACAAGATGACTCAACGCCTATCATCATGATCGGTCCGGGGACAGGTATCGCACCATTCCGTAGCTTTGTACAAGAGCGTGATAACCGTGATGCTGAGGGTAAGAACTGGTTACTGTTTGGCGATCGCACCTTCACTCAAGACTTCCTGTACCAGGTGGAATGGCAAAAGTACCTTAAGTCTGGTTTGCTGACTCGTTTAGACGTGGCATTTAGCCGTGACCAAGCTGAAAAAGTTTATGTTCAGCACCGCATTTTAGAGAACAGCGCCGAGGTATGGCAGTGGATTCAAGAGGGGGCGTACATTTACGTATGTGGTGATGCGACTCGTATGGCTAAAGACGTTAACGACGCACTTGTGACTGTTGCAGTTAACGAAGGCAAATTATCACAGCAAGATGCAGAGCAATTCATTAACGACTTACGTAAACAAAAACGCTATCAAAGGGATGTGTACTAA
- the metA gene encoding homoserine O-succinyltransferase, with product MPIKVPDQLPALDVLREENIFVMPESRATTQEIRPLKVLILNLMPKKIETETQFLRLLSNSPLQVDIELLRIDNRPSKNTPTEHLDNFYRQFEAVKERNFDGLIITGAPLGLVQFEDVIYWEHLQTIMNWAKEHVTSTLYVCWAAQAGLKLLYNLPKKTRKEKLSGVYFHKTLQPFHALLRGFDDSFLAPHSRYADFSSEYLQEHTDLDILATSDDAGVYLAATKDKRNVFVTGHPEYDSHTLHNEYTRDLGEGMEPAIPVNYYPNNNPDNDPIASWRSHGHLLFANWLNYCVYQQTPYDLEHFSADKFTVDD from the coding sequence ATGCCGATCAAAGTACCTGATCAGTTGCCAGCATTGGATGTATTGCGTGAGGAGAATATCTTCGTCATGCCAGAAAGTCGTGCAACGACTCAGGAAATACGGCCGCTTAAGGTATTAATTCTTAACTTAATGCCTAAAAAGATTGAAACGGAGACTCAATTTCTGCGTCTACTTTCCAACTCGCCATTGCAAGTGGATATTGAACTGCTACGTATTGATAATCGCCCAAGCAAAAATACTCCGACCGAGCATTTAGATAACTTTTACCGCCAGTTTGAGGCGGTCAAAGAGCGTAATTTTGATGGTTTGATTATTACAGGAGCACCACTCGGTCTAGTGCAGTTTGAAGATGTTATCTACTGGGAGCATCTACAAACGATAATGAATTGGGCAAAAGAGCATGTAACATCGACACTTTACGTATGTTGGGCGGCTCAAGCAGGTCTCAAACTTCTATACAACCTGCCTAAGAAAACTCGTAAAGAGAAACTATCCGGAGTGTATTTCCACAAAACACTTCAGCCATTTCATGCGCTGTTGCGTGGGTTTGATGATAGCTTCCTCGCACCACACTCTCGTTATGCAGATTTCTCTTCAGAGTACCTTCAAGAGCATACGGATTTGGATATTCTGGCGACTTCAGATGACGCTGGAGTGTACCTTGCTGCGACCAAAGACAAGCGTAATGTGTTTGTTACCGGCCACCCTGAGTACGACTCACACACTCTGCATAACGAATATACCCGAGATTTAGGGGAAGGGATGGAGCCTGCGATTCCGGTCAACTACTATCCGAACAATAACCCCGATAATGATCCTATTGCCAGCTGGCGTAGTCATGGCCACCTGCTCTTTGCGAACTGGCTGAACTACTGTGTCTACCAGCAAACACCTTATGATCTCGAGCATTTCTCAGCAGATAAATTCACCGTGGACGATTGA
- the cysI gene encoding assimilatory sulfite reductase (NADPH) hemoprotein subunit: MTEQTVLGQTLGPLSDNERLKRESNFLRGTIEADLKDQITGGFTADNFQLIRFHGMYQQDDRDIRNERAKQKLEPLHNVMLRARMPGGVITPKQWLAIDKFATDHTLYGSLRLTTRQTFQFHGVLKPNIKLMHQTLNSIGIDSIATAGDVNRNVLCTTNPVESELHQEAYEWAIKISEHLLPKTKAYAEIWLNGEKVEGTDEEPILGSNYLPRKFKTTVVIPPRNDVDVHANDLNFVAIAENGKLVGFNVLVGGGLAMTHGDTSTYARKADDFGFIPLEKTLEVAAAVVTTQRDWGNRSNRKNAKTKYTLDRVGIDVFRAEVEKRAGVSFEQSRPYEFTERGDNIGWVEGIDGKSHLTLFIENGRLLDYPNKPLKTGVAEIAKIHKGDFRMTANQNLIIAGVSKSQKAKIEKIALEHGLIDSSVSEQRKNSMACVAFPTCPLAMAEAERFLPEFVTQVESVLEKHGLDKEDNIILRVTGCPNGCGRAMLAEIGLVGKAPGRYNLHLGGNRAGTRIPKMYKENITDKQILEEIDALVERWAKERNAGEAFGDFVIRVGVIAEVKVSKRDLYA; the protein is encoded by the coding sequence ATGACAGAGCAAACAGTATTAGGTCAGACGCTTGGGCCTCTCTCTGATAATGAGCGTCTAAAACGTGAAAGTAACTTTCTACGCGGGACAATTGAAGCGGACCTGAAAGATCAAATCACTGGTGGTTTCACCGCAGATAACTTTCAGTTGATCCGTTTCCATGGGATGTACCAGCAAGATGACCGTGATATCCGCAATGAGCGTGCTAAGCAAAAGCTAGAGCCTTTGCATAATGTGATGCTTCGTGCACGTATGCCTGGTGGTGTCATCACCCCTAAACAATGGTTGGCAATCGACAAGTTTGCGACTGACCATACGTTATATGGCAGCTTACGTCTTACCACTCGCCAGACGTTCCAGTTCCACGGTGTGCTCAAGCCAAACATCAAGCTAATGCACCAGACTCTGAATAGTATTGGTATCGATTCAATTGCTACTGCTGGGGATGTAAACCGTAACGTACTGTGTACGACCAACCCAGTAGAGTCTGAGTTGCACCAAGAAGCCTACGAGTGGGCGATAAAAATCAGTGAACACCTGTTGCCAAAGACCAAAGCGTATGCCGAGATCTGGCTCAATGGTGAAAAAGTTGAAGGGACGGACGAGGAGCCGATCCTCGGCAGTAATTACCTACCACGTAAGTTCAAGACAACAGTGGTGATCCCGCCTAGAAACGATGTGGATGTTCACGCTAATGACTTAAACTTTGTCGCTATTGCCGAAAATGGCAAACTGGTGGGTTTCAATGTATTGGTTGGTGGTGGGTTGGCCATGACTCATGGCGATACCTCTACTTATGCCCGTAAAGCAGATGATTTTGGTTTCATTCCACTAGAGAAAACATTAGAAGTTGCTGCCGCAGTAGTGACAACTCAGCGTGACTGGGGTAATCGCTCAAACCGTAAAAATGCTAAGACAAAGTACACATTAGACCGTGTTGGTATTGATGTATTTAGGGCTGAAGTTGAAAAGCGTGCAGGAGTGAGTTTCGAACAAAGCCGTCCGTATGAATTCACCGAGCGTGGTGACAACATTGGCTGGGTTGAAGGCATTGATGGTAAATCGCACCTAACTCTGTTTATTGAAAATGGCCGTTTACTAGATTACCCAAACAAACCGCTCAAGACAGGTGTTGCAGAGATAGCCAAGATCCACAAAGGTGATTTCCGCATGACTGCTAACCAGAACCTAATCATTGCAGGCGTAAGTAAAAGCCAGAAAGCAAAAATCGAAAAGATTGCCCTCGAGCATGGGCTGATTGATTCATCGGTTTCTGAGCAGCGTAAAAATTCAATGGCGTGTGTTGCTTTCCCAACCTGTCCTCTTGCAATGGCGGAAGCAGAGCGCTTCTTACCTGAGTTTGTCACTCAAGTTGAAAGCGTATTGGAGAAACATGGGTTAGATAAAGAAGACAACATCATTTTGCGTGTGACTGGCTGTCCAAACGGCTGTGGTCGAGCGATGTTGGCTGAAATTGGTCTGGTAGGTAAAGCCCCTGGACGTTACAACCTGCACCTAGGGGGTAATCGTGCAGGTACTCGAATCCCTAAGATGTATAAAGAAAACATCACTGATAAGCAGATCCTTGAAGAAATTGACGCTTTAGTTGAGCGTTGGGCGAAAGAGCGCAATGCAGGAGAGGCATTTGGTGATTTTGTGATTCGAGTAGGCGTTATTGCAGAAGTAAAAGTGTCGAAGAGGGATCTGTATGCCTGA
- a CDS encoding chemotaxis protein CheX, whose translation MRAEFVNPFLASLMNVLKTMASLELKPQKPRIKKDEIARGDVSGLIGMVGTQTKGSMSITFDEGLALEIMQNMLGERPNGLNEEVTDMVGEITNMVTGGAKRILAESGFDFDMATPVVVSGKGHTIRHKCEGAIIIMPFSSEWGNAFIEICFE comes from the coding sequence ATGCGCGCTGAGTTTGTAAACCCGTTTTTAGCATCACTAATGAACGTGCTGAAAACTATGGCTTCTTTGGAACTAAAACCACAAAAGCCTCGAATCAAAAAAGATGAAATTGCCCGCGGTGACGTGTCTGGCCTAATTGGTATGGTCGGTACGCAAACGAAAGGCTCTATGTCGATTACTTTTGATGAGGGTCTAGCCCTAGAAATCATGCAAAACATGCTAGGTGAGCGTCCAAACGGTCTTAATGAAGAAGTGACTGACATGGTCGGTGAAATCACCAACATGGTAACGGGCGGTGCAAAGCGTATTCTTGCGGAAAGTGGTTTCGACTTTGATATGGCAACACCTGTGGTAGTTTCTGGTAAAGGCCACACCATTCGTCACAAATGTGAAGGTGCTATCATCATCATGCCATTCAGCTCTGAGTGGGGTAACGCTTTCATCGAGATCTGTTTCGAATAA
- the pspG gene encoding envelope stress response protein PspG: MFELLFVLMFLGILVFTGVTMMTVFAAGAITFVVMLLLGMVGFVFKILPWIIVIALGWWFFKNYVYCPR; this comes from the coding sequence ATGTTTGAACTACTGTTCGTGCTGATGTTTTTGGGAATTTTGGTATTTACTGGTGTGACTATGATGACAGTGTTTGCTGCGGGGGCGATTACCTTTGTCGTTATGCTGTTGCTCGGCATGGTCGGTTTTGTCTTTAAGATCTTACCTTGGATCATAGTGATTGCCTTGGGCTGGTGGTTCTTCAAGAATTACGTCTACTGCCCTCGATAG
- a CDS encoding TIGR04219 family outer membrane beta-barrel protein has product MRAHLTSCLAFVGLAATSTGLAAQESELNFRFGIDYWGARTQVEQSKETIHQDSVEARVPFYLAIEHNYPYVPNFRVRYTPVEGEYIEYNKYDYTLYYDIIEHDLMHFDIGATWSTYADGDYRNPAQTERTFTKRIFSWHANAEINVPNSDFSIIGEFDFANRSGNKTADLTAGVRYDFDIEKFDAAIRGGYRATEYKFDFMADNDFYLTHGFFIGVELGL; this is encoded by the coding sequence ATGCGAGCTCACTTGACTAGCTGTTTGGCATTTGTAGGTTTGGCTGCGACATCAACAGGATTGGCAGCACAAGAGTCCGAGCTAAACTTTCGTTTTGGCATTGATTACTGGGGTGCTCGAACGCAAGTGGAACAGAGTAAAGAAACTATCCACCAAGATTCGGTTGAAGCACGAGTGCCGTTCTATCTGGCGATAGAGCATAACTATCCTTATGTGCCTAACTTTCGCGTACGATATACCCCTGTTGAAGGAGAGTATATTGAGTACAACAAATATGATTACACGCTATATTACGACATTATCGAGCATGATCTCATGCATTTCGATATCGGTGCAACTTGGTCGACCTATGCCGATGGAGATTATCGTAATCCAGCCCAAACCGAGCGCACATTTACCAAGCGCATTTTCAGTTGGCATGCGAATGCAGAAATTAATGTCCCTAACTCAGACTTCTCTATTATCGGAGAATTTGATTTTGCCAATCGTAGTGGGAATAAAACCGCAGATCTGACCGCAGGTGTTCGCTACGATTTTGATATTGAGAAATTTGATGCTGCAATTCGAGGAGGTTATCGCGCCACAGAATACAAATTCGACTTTATGGCCGATAACGACTTTTATCTGACCCATGGTTTCTTTATTGGTGTCGAGCTAGGTTTATAA
- a CDS encoding phosphoadenylyl-sulfate reductase, whose amino-acid sequence MPDKVISRPELKQLLSMTKVEQSLHLAELNGYLEKLSAQDRIAWAFENLEGTHVVSSSFGIQAAVMLHLVSQVKADVPVILTDTGYLFAETYQFIDQLTEQLGLNLQIFRAEAGPAWQEARYGKLWEQGVEGIEKYNRLNKVEPMRRALDTLQAGTWFSGLRREQSSSRANLPILAIQNGVFKFLPVIDWSNKDVHYYLEKHGLPYHPLRDEGYLSVGDTHTTVKWEPGMKEEETRFFGLKRECGLHEDDGSEQDGSGI is encoded by the coding sequence ATGCCTGATAAAGTAATTAGTCGACCTGAACTGAAACAGTTACTGTCGATGACGAAGGTGGAGCAAAGTCTTCACCTAGCTGAGCTTAATGGATATCTGGAAAAGCTGAGTGCACAAGATCGTATTGCTTGGGCATTTGAAAACTTAGAAGGCACTCATGTGGTTTCTTCAAGCTTCGGTATTCAGGCTGCTGTCATGTTGCATTTAGTTTCGCAAGTAAAAGCTGATGTTCCGGTAATATTAACCGATACAGGTTATCTGTTTGCTGAGACCTATCAGTTCATTGATCAGTTGACTGAGCAGCTAGGACTCAACTTACAAATCTTTAGAGCGGAAGCAGGACCTGCTTGGCAAGAAGCTCGTTACGGTAAGTTATGGGAGCAAGGTGTCGAAGGTATTGAGAAATACAATCGTCTTAATAAAGTGGAGCCGATGCGAAGAGCGCTAGATACGCTTCAGGCGGGCACTTGGTTCTCTGGTTTACGTCGTGAGCAGTCGAGTTCTCGAGCGAACCTACCAATACTTGCAATACAAAATGGTGTGTTCAAGTTCCTTCCAGTCATCGACTGGAGCAACAAAGATGTTCACTACTATTTAGAAAAGCATGGTCTACCGTATCACCCACTGCGTGATGAAGGTTACTTATCAGTAGGTGACACGCACACCACAGTGAAGTGGGAGCCAGGCATGAAAGAAGAAGAAACTCGATTTTTTGGATTAAAAAGAGAGTGTGGTCTTCATGAAGATGATGGCAGTGAGCAAGACGGTTCTGGTATTTAA